A genome region from Sceloporus undulatus isolate JIND9_A2432 ecotype Alabama chromosome 1, SceUnd_v1.1, whole genome shotgun sequence includes the following:
- the NDUFV1 gene encoding NADH dehydrogenase [ubiquinone] flavoprotein 1, mitochondrial, whose amino-acid sequence MWVSRPLLLRGACAPARCLSAAAPESAPPKKTQFGPLKDEDRIFTNLYGRHDWRLKGALSRGDWYKTKEILVKGVDWILNEIKTSGLRGRGGAGFPTGLKWSFMNKPPDGRPKYLVVNADEGEPGTCKDREIMRHDPHKLVEGCLVAGRAMGARAAYIYIRGEFYNEASNLQVAIREAYEAGLIGKNACGSGYDFDVFVARGAGAYICGEETALIESLEGKQGKPRLKPPFPADVGVFGCPTTVANVETVAVAPTICRRGGTWFASFGRERNSGTKLFNISGHVNTPCTVEEEMSIPLRDLIERHAGGVRGGWDNLLAVIPGGSSTPLIPKSVCETVLMDFDGLIQAQTGLGTAALIVMDKSTDIVRAIARLIEFYKHESCGQCTPCREGVDWMNKVMWRFVRGNAQVSEIDALWEISKQIEGHTICALGDGAAWPVQGLIRHFRPELEERMRQYHESKAQQASG is encoded by the exons ATGTGGGTGTCTCGGCCCCTTCTGCTCCGCGGGGCCTGCGCTCCGGCTCGCTGCCTTTCCGCCGCTGCTCCGGAGTCG GCACCCCCCAAGAAAACGCAGTTTGGGCCCCTCAAGGATGAGGATCGTATTTTCACAAACCTTTATGGGCGCCATGACTGGAG GCTGAAAGGGGCTTTAAGCCGCGGTGACTGGTATAAGACCAAGGAAATCCTTGTAAAGGGTGTTGACTGGATATTGAATGAAATAAAAACTTCAGGTCTGCGAGGCCGTGGGGGGGCCGGTTTCCCCACTGGCCTCAAATGGAGCTTCATGAACAAGCCGCCAGATGGCAG ACCCAAGTACCTAGTGGTGAATGCCGATGAAGGGGAGCCAGGGACCTGCAAGGACAGGGAGATCATGCGTCATGACCCCCATAAGCTGGTGGAAGGTTGTCTTGTAGCAGGAAGAGCTATGGGGGCCCGTGCAGCCTACATATATATCCGTGGAGAGTTCTATAATGAAGCTTCAAACTTACAG GTGGCAATCCGAGAGGCGTATGAGGCAGGACTGATTGGGAAGAATGCTTGTGGCTCAGGCTATGACTTTGATGTTTTTGTGGCAAGAGGGGCAGGTGCTTACATCTGTGGCGAGGAGACAGCACTTATTGAATCTCTTGAGGGAAAGCAGGGAAAGCCACGCCTCAAGCCTCCCTTCCCAGCTGATGTAG GGGTTTTCGGTTGCCCAACTACGGTGGCTAATGTAGAAACGGTTGCTGTGGCACCTACCATTTGCCGTCGGGGAGGTACCTGGTTTGCTAGTTTTGGACGAGAACGCAACTCAGGCACCAAGCTCTTCAATATCTCAGGCCATGTCAATACACCCTGTACTGTGGAAGAGGAGATGTCAATACCACTGCGTGATCTGATTGAACGGCATGCAG GGGGTGTTAGAGGTGGCTGGGATAACCTGCTTGCTGTGATTCCTGGAGGATCCTCCACTCCTCTCATCCCCAAGTCTGTGTGTGAGACAGTATTGATGGACTTTGATGGGTTGATCCAGGCACAGACTGGGCTCGGAACAGCAGCTCTTATTGTCATGGACAAATCA aCAGATATAGTTCGAGCTATTGCCCGCCTCATTGAATTCTACAAGCATGAGAGCTGTGGGCAGTGTACACCATGCCGAGAAG GTGTCGACTGGATGAATAAGGTGATGTGGCGGTTTGTGAGAGGCAATGCCCAAGTGTCAGAGATCGATGCGCTGTGGGAAATTAGCAAGCAGATTGAAGGACATACCATCTGTGCTCTGGGGGATGGAGCTGCTTGGCCTGTACAG GGACTGATTCGTCACTTTCGTCCTGAGTTGGAGGAACGGATGAGGCAATACCATGAATCTAAGGCACAGCAGGCATCTGGATGA
- the NUDT8 gene encoding nucleoside diphosphate-linked moiety X motif 8 translates to MLLILRHLCQGMTPVSITSISPVRRYLSWENEQRCRGLLEASTKRHRQEAASAAVLVSLCTVAGEPAVLYTLRSSTLSGLHKGDVSFPGGRCDDSDRDVIATALRETREELGLQLGEDSVWGIMRPLPDKTKMMVVPVLANLGPLEQLILKPNPKEVEAVFTLSISHLLKEENQGYTHFCRNGVYSYTMPVFPRGPHRVWGLTAIITELTLELLAPGKYQRRTRVLGSR, encoded by the exons ATGCTTCTAATTCTTCGCCACCTCTGCCAGGGTATGACCCCAGTATCCATAACCAGCATATCTCCAGTTCGTAGATACTTGTCTTGGGAAAATGAGCAGCGATGCAGAGGGCTGCTAGAGGCTTCTACGAAGCGACACAGACAAGAAGCTGCTTCAGCAGCTGTTCTGGTCTCCCTGTGCACTGTGGCTGGGGAACCAGCTGTTCTGTATACCCTACGGTCCAGTACCCTGAGTGGTTTGCACAAAGGAGATGTCAG TTTCCCAGGTGGTAGGTGTGACGACTCTGACCGGGATGTCATCGCTACAGCACTCAGGGAGACTCGTGAAGAGCTGGGTCTGCAGTTAGGGGAGGACTCCGTCTGGGGCATCATGAGACCTTTGCCTGACAAG ACAAAAATGATGGTTGTTCCTGTCCTAGCAAACCTGGGTCCTCTGGAGCAGCTGATTCTGAAGCCTAATCCCAAAGAG GTTGAGGCTGTCTTCACACTGTCCATTTCCCACCTGCTGAAAGAAGAGAACCAGGGCTATACCCACTTCTGTCGCAATGGTGTCTATAGCTACACAATGCCTGTCTTCCCACGTGGTCCTCACAGAGTATGGGGTCTCACAGCCATAATCACTGAATTGACTCTGGAATTGCTGGCACCAGGAAAATACCAGAGGCGGACTCGTGTGTTGGGCAGTCGCTAA